The Balneolaceae bacterium genome segment AGAATGCCCACCGACTGTCCCACGCGCACGTGCCCCTCAAGTTCGGTGCCGGAGATGTCGAAAGTCACGTGTCGCACGAAATTGGGACTGTTCTCCTTGGTGCAGACGTAGTTCTCCACGATGGGCACCTCCACCGGGTCCCTGGGCGTGTAGATGTTCAGCTCGACTTCCGGCAGCTTGATCTCAGGCATTACCTGTGGCACGTTCGGTTGGGGCTCTTTTCAGCGGCTTGGAAATTGTGAAGTTGCCTCGTAACAAACAAGGCAAAAATAGGCCGAATAAGGTGGAATAGCCATAAAAAAACCCGTCCCCTGCCGCCGTCAAGCGGGGGAACGGGCGTATAGACTCAAATGGCCCTCAGGGGCCGGGACGGGCACTCAAAGATTGAATGTGAGGGCCAGCGAGAAGACGCTTCCGCTGAAACTGGCGTCTTCGACGTTGTTCTCATTCTGGTCGGGATTCAGGAAGAGGTAGCGGTAGTCTCCGCTCAGGGAGATGTTGTCGTTCGCCGCCAGTTCCAGCCCGAATCCAAGGTGGTAGCCCATGTTGAAGTCGCTGTCGTCGGAGCAGCCTACCAGGCCCCCGTCGCAGTCGTAGTTTTGGTAATACAGACCCAGTCCGCCCAGACCGTAGGGACGCACGCCGGCATCAAGGGGAACAAAAAGCATCAGCGATCCAGTTATAGGCACCTGGCTGACGGTCACGTCGGTGCCGTCGGGATAGCTGTAGTCCGCGGAAGTGCGGTATTCAAGCGCGGCCTCAAAGCCCACGATGCGGCTGAAACGTAAGCGCATCTGTCCTCCGAAATAGAATTGGCCCTCGTTGGCATCCTCGGCCTGGTAGTAGCCGATGCGCGGACCGATGCCAAAGGCATTGTCGGAAGAGGTGTCCTGGGCTAAAATTGCCGCGGGGACCGCCAGGAACAAGGCAATGGCTA includes the following:
- a CDS encoding outer membrane beta-barrel protein translates to MKKSILLAIALFLAVPAAILAQDTSSDNAFGIGPRIGYYQAEDANEGQFYFGGQMRLRFSRIVGFEAALEYRTSADYSYPDGTDVTVSQVPITGSLMLFVPLDAGVRPYGLGGLGLYYQNYDCDGGLVGCSDDSDFNMGYHLGFGLELAANDNISLSGDYRYLFLNPDQNENNVEDASFSGSVFSLALTFNL